caagtgactgtctttatgagtgaagCCATTTAAAACACTGAACCGGTTTGATCAAAaacttcatttaataataaagcaagtaatgtaaatataatgaaataatttactcAGTCAATTTGACTGagatcactgaatcattcagtaaGGAAAACACCACTACTGTGTTGCATTGGTTATTTTGTGGCTTTGTTTTGAAGAATTTTTGTTGATTGAGAAAAAACGGATAAAGAAACTTTAAGTATTGtctctaaaatatgttttttttaaaaagacaccAAACATTAATCCCATGTTTGTACCACCTCTTATCAGAGACTCTTAGTTGTggagtaattaaatacatttctattcTGTTGGGTTTCGACTGTAGAATTAATAACTTATCGTGTCATCAAAAAGTGAACATtataaaattgtgtatttttcaCTCACGTAGGACTTTGACACCATGGTGTAAGGATCGCTCACGGTTTGATTCTGTTGTGATGCTGTGATCTGAAGCTGCTGAACAGGTTAAGTCATGATGGGTCATTCTCTGGAATCGATGTCCAATCAGGCCGTTCATCACTGTGATCACCAGCAAGGGCACCACAAAAGAGAGAAGGGCATTAACCTTGAAGGAAAAACATTGCATACTGAAAAAGGGAGTATTCAAAATGCGGGGATGGGACACATTAAGGCATATGTAATGATTGTTGCCCAAAAGTCAAGTGGAGAATAAAAAAATCCCCTCCCTGTGCTAACATTTTCTACCGAAAAAGTATCTTGTGCTTCAGTGGAATCAATAACACTGTCAACACAAATCTGATTATTGAAAAATAGTGAAGAAtgcatgtgaaatattttacattcTGAAAAAATTCTGAAAACTTTAGTTTATATCAAGGTTATGtaaataaattgcatatttatttCTCAAACCTCCCCAAACAAGGTAATTTTTAATTATTGGCACTTTtctttttcctatttaatgctgtaaagttgctttgacacaatctgtggtgttaaaagtgctatataaataaaggtggttTAATAGAAAAATGAAACATCCATAAGAAAAGTTCCTCAGAAGCGCTTTCCCTCTAATAATATCTGCTTCCCTCAAAATTTCGTTTATTATcaaatacagtggctaaatatttatattccttGATGACCACTTTTACCTGATGTCCCTTAATGACAGCAGGCAGCACAGGGACATACTTCTTCTTACGGAAGTCAAAGGACATCTCTtttgttttaaaagcattaatgtttaaaaaatatatatgtttaaaatgattatGACTTCATGCACCTGTAGAACTGTTTTGGCGGTGTTGAAGGAGGCCACGGTCGTACAGATGCTTTCTTCACCCACGTAAATTTGCCCCATCGTCAGAAGCATCGGAGAGGCGAGAATAAGCGACGCGCACCAGAGCGCGCAGATGAGTCTCCGGCTGCGTCCGCGGGACATCCGCCTCCTGGCTTTGAACGGGTGGCAGAGCGCCATGTAGCGCTCCACGCTCAAACTCACGATATTTAACGCCGTCGCGTACGAACACCCGTCCCGCACAAAGTAATAGCCCCTGCAGACCACTTCACCGAAAGCCCACGGGTGATGAATCCAAATGAAGTTGTACAGCTCCACCGGCATACACAGCACCAGAATCAGCAGGTCGGACACCGCCAGACTGGCGAGGTGATAATGCACGGTGCTTTGGAGATGCGTGGACCTCTTTTGGAGAGATATGTACAGGATCATGGAGTAACCGATTAAGCCGACTGCAAACAGCACAGTGTAAATGAACGTCACAAGCACTTTAGAAAAAATATCCGTGTTCACATCCAAATTATCCAGCGGCGGGGAATCTGTGCTGGTGAGCGGGAACTGCTGAGTCCTGTTCTCCAGAACACGACGAGTCCAGAGTTCAGTCATTAGATTCAGACCCCAGAAAGATGTTAGATTTCAGCGTAATTTTTCTTTAAACCCCTAAATGCTTGAcataaaacactgattcattttgtCCGTTTGGAACTTGAAGATGAACGAGCGTCTGTGCGTAAATGACATCACTGATTTAATTTCACTGGGGCGCGCATAAGGGCAAAACAAGACTTATTAATAGAATTATATATTATGACATACGATGAcattaatcacatttaaaatgtactgatGTCAATGTATCATATGCAACAATGCATCACAACTAACCAAAAGTcaatttcctttctttcttttcttttcttttcttttctttttttttcatttcttttttttttttataaattgaccCTAACCCACACCATAATCCTCACAGAAAACGTAAAAtatgtttaatcatttaatcacagtttcaatgataaaacaaaagttaaactattgaaaaaaaaatcagcaggtGTAAAAAGGGTGACCATTTTTTAAACATGCCTCattaacattattgttttttttaaacccattCAATATGACGACATAATcactatatattaaataaacagttatttatgaaataattgttcattaataaatgaaaatattaacaatatttatataaaattattaagttataaaacacaaaatatatattactttagCCATAATACCCctgtactgtaaaatataaagtatttaatacAATTTCTACAGAACAACAGCAAAATGCAAATGTCCTTAATTGTTACTATTATGTTACtactatgttattattattattattattattattattattattattattattattattattattattattactgttgttaaaCAAATACCATTTTATAGTATGTTGCTTTCAGAAATAACCCTTACCTAAGCAAAATTTTACtaaaaaagtgtgacaactagtcAATGACTACTTATTGTGAAAAAATTCATAAGCATTGACAATATGCACATAAAACATATCCAGTGAACAGTAATCTATGCATGTAGGGTATTCTGTCTAGCTGCCTCCTCCTGATCTATGCATATGTGTCATATGATTCTTCTGCATAGAGATATTTTTACCGCCAACATCAGGACTGTGCCTCTGGCACTAAACCGTCTGAAATAGTGTGCTTGTCTAGACAAACCATGTGCTGAGGATGTAAAAGAGTTTCTTTGAGATTTGAATTAACATCATTTTCATGCTCCAAAATAAGATTACATTATTTATCATCCATGCTGTAGCCTTACTTTTCAGTTTGGTTGGcaaataattattgttcatttttGCACTAGCATGTAGTATGATGAATATATGCTGTAGAATTACATATTACTATGATCATAATGTCAATTCAAATTTAGAATTGTAGTAATATTCCTAATGAGATAAAAGTTTAGCTTGACTGAGAGCATTTGTGGCATGATGTTGATTGACGCAGTGACATTGCACTGTAATACTGTTGTAAtggaaaattatataataaaaaattgtgtttAGCAGAAGAGAGTAAGTCCAGCAGGCTCTGTACGACATGAGGtgagggtgagtaagtgatgacagaattctcattttttaACACTTTGTTGACGGTGTGCAGTTAATTAGAGCAAAGACTGCTTAAATccccaaaaaaatattatgtgaCTCACTGAGGTCTGCAATGTTTAtcaatattgttctgtgaattCATATAGATGGTTAATAgacattttttaacatatatttaaagACAGATAGTGAAGGTGCTGATCTAATACAGAGGAGGAGCAAGGCATTCTACAATCTAGGGGCAGCTACCGAGAAAGCGTGGtcagccctgcatttcagccttGATTTAGGAATGCATAATAATCTCTGGTTGGACGACCGAAGAGTAAGAGGGGCCGATGTTCAGTCAATAAGTCAGAAAGATAGGTAGGGGCCAgactgtttaattaattaaacactaaaagaaaaatttaaaaatgaccTCGATAGTGCATGGG
This DNA window, taken from Carassius auratus strain Wakin chromosome 22, ASM336829v1, whole genome shotgun sequence, encodes the following:
- the LOC113040485 gene encoding neurotensin receptor type 1-like is translated as MTELWTRRVLENRTQQFPLTSTDSPPLDNLDVNTDIFSKVLVTFIYTVLFAVGLIGYSMILYISLQKRSTHLQSTVHYHLASLAVSDLLILVLCMPVELYNFIWIHHPWAFGEVVCRGYYFVRDGCSYATALNIVSLSVERYMALCHPFKARRRMSRGRSRRLICALWCASLILASPMLLTMGQIYVGEESICTTVASFNTAKTVLQVNALLSFVVPLLVITVMNGLIGHRFQRMTHHDLTCSAASDHSITTESNRERSLHHGVKVLRGVVFAFVICWFPYHCRRLMYCYITEWTNTLYNFYHYFYMMTNVLFYMSSVINPILYNLVSSNYRQVFFSTVAYLFVPCHTPKQPADPLSQVPREEQRMCRKDMYKLQEF